In Deltaproteobacteria bacterium, the genomic stretch CTCGGGGGAGACCGGGCAGGTGGGGAGCACGACATGACGAATCGGTGGCCGACGTTTCCACGAGCTCGCTTCGTGGTCGTTCTCTGGATGGCTGCGTGCGCACCGGCCTACGACGGAGTCGCACTCGAGATCGTCAACACGCCGCCCGTCGATGTCACGGTCGACGACGCGCGGATCGAGCTGCCCGCAGGCGTCGCGGTGCTCGTCCGGGCCCACGCCGAGCGGCACGGATCGGCCGTTCACGATCCCGAGATCGACGTTGCGCTCGACAGCGCGGACGACGAGGTGCTGCGCATACGTGACGCGGCGAGGCCGAGAACGTTCGTGCTGCTCGGCAACATGCCGGGGACCATGTGTATCGAGGCCCGGGTCGACGGCGACGACGTCGGCTGCATCGACGTCGTCGTCACGGCGCCGGTCGGCGACTGACCACGGTGGAGGGGGACGGCTCGGCTTCGGCGTCTCGTACGAACACGACGACGTTGGGCGCAAAGTGCTCGGGCGCCTGCTTCGGGTAGTAGCCGCGATAGCCACGCGGAACCCCGCCGGTCATGCGCTTGAAGTCCTTGATGAAGTGGGCCTGATCGAAGTAGCCCGCATCCGCCGCGACCTCGGCGAGCGTGACCTTGGGATCGCGCATCAGCGCCCGCAGCGTCCGCTGGAACCGCAGCACCTTGGCGACCGCCTTGGGCGCGATTCCGAGGTAGCGCGCGAACAGGCGATCGAGCTGGCGGGTCGAGACCGCGAGCTCACCCGCCACCGACTCGACGCTGTGGTTGCCATCACCCTCGACGAGGCGCTCGAGCCCGCGCGAGAACACTGCGAGGCCCTCATCGAGCACGAGTTGATCCAACAAGAAGCGATCGAGCGCGGCGGCCTGCGCGTCGAGATCGTCGAGCCCAGCGAGCTCGCGATCGAGCCGGGTCGCGGCGGCGCCGAGCACCGCGTCGACGCTCGGCGTGGTGTTGGTCCAGGGGCGCAGCGGCGCGCGCACGAACGGGCCCAAGCCGCCGAGGTGGAAACGAACGCCGGTGGTGCGCACCATGCCGCGCTGGAGGATGCGGATCGGCACCAGTCGCTGCGCGTCGAGGTTCGACGCGTGGTGCGACGAGGCGGCGCCGCCGATGATCTCGCGGGTGTAGGGCGCGCCGAAGTTGAAGATCAGATCGGCGCGGGCATCGACGAACACGTCGACGCGCAGATCGACCGGGCCATCGTCCGGGGTCACGAACCAGTAGTGCTCGACGAAGCGCCGCAGCGCCGCAGCCGGGGGGCGCAGTGCATACACCCCAACCACGCTACTACGCGGGCACGCCGCCGCGGCGCGGGTTCAGCCACCCAGGTAGAACTGCTCGAAGAACGCCTTGGTCGCGTCGGTGCCGATCGACGGCCACTCGTGACCGGCGGGGTGCGAGCAGAACGTCACCGGCGTCGCCGCGTCGCAGCCGTCGTAGTTCACGCAGCCGTCGGGGCTGCCGGGGGTCGAGGTCGCCTCGCAGCCGGCACGGTCGCGGAAGAAGTCGCGGTAGGCCTCGCGGTCGGCCGTAGTCTCCTGCTCACCGATCGTGATCCACGCCGCCGGCGTCGCCACGCAGTCCGCCGGCTCGAAGTAGATCACGCTGCCGCCGACCGCAATCGCGCGGATGTACTCGCGCCGGCAGCCGAGCACGCCGGAGAACGAACCGCCGCCCGAGAACCCCATCGAGAACACGTTGCCGTCGTCGATGCACAGCGCGGTGCGGGCCTCCTCGAGCACGGTGTCGAAGTAGTTGAGCTCGAGCTCGATGCGCGCCGGCCAGGTGGACGGATCGGCGGCGTAGTCCCGCCACTGGTGATCGATCGCCTCCGCGACCACCACGATCGCCTCGTCGGCAAACGCGGCCCGGATGTCGCGCACGCCACCGGGCGAGTCCCAGTAGCTGACGTCGCCGCCGTTGCCGTGCAGCGCGAAGACCAACGGCCACGGCTGATCGGCGGTGTAGTTCTGCGGCAGGCGCAGGATGTAGCGCCGGTCGTAGCCGTCGAGCATGAAGGTGTGCTCGCCCTCGGCGAGCCCGGCCCCGCCGTCGCAGCCGGGGCTGCCGACCATGCCGCCCGAGCTGCTGCTCTCGCCACCACCCGAGCTGCCGTCGGCGCCCGTGGTGTCGGCGTCGGTGGTGGTGCCGCTGGCGGAGGTCGCGGTCGCGTCGCTCGTCACGCCCGCCGACGACGCGCTCGCGCCGGTGGTGGTGGTGAGGGTCGTGGCCGAGCCACCGCTCGAGCTGCCGCCGGTGCTGGAATCGTCGCCCTCGCCGTCGTTCGACTCGGCCCCACACCCGCACGCCAGCGCCACCGCGATGAAACCGCTCCCGTACCGCATGACGCCACCTTAACACGGGCGCCCGCACGGCACGTGCATCGGGCTACGTAGCCATGCCACGGACACGACGACGCGAATGGGGCCGCGCGCGGGCACGATGACGTTCGCGTGGCCTGCGTCTCGGTTTGGGCACGGCGCGAAGGCGACACCCGACGGACCGCACTTTGCGGGCGCCGTCGTGCTGCTCGTGGCAGCGCGACGACGACGCAGCCGGCGCGTCAGCCGGGGAAGTTGACCGAGCCGACGTCGCGCGCGCGATACAGCGACCAGAAGCGCTCGGCAATGTCGCCCGCCTCGAGCTGACCATTGCCGTGATCGAAGGCGGTGCCCTTCACGATGCCGAGCACGACGACCTCACCGACGTAGATGCCCTCGCCGGTGAGGCGCTGCCGCAGCACGCCGACGGCCTTGTGCTGCGAGGCCTTCGCGACGGCCAGGCCCATCGCGCCCCAGCTCACCGCCATCGCATCGACCTTCTCGTCGTAGTAGGCGAGGCCGCCACCGGTCACCAACAGCGCCGCGCCGTCCTGCCCGCGCAGGCTCGGCAACGCCGACTGCACCGCAGCAAAGAGATTGGTGGTCGAGAGATCGACGGCGCGTCGCAGATCGTCGAGCGCACCCGTGGCCAGGTCACCGGTGCCGCCGCCGTAGACGTTCCAGTGCACGACCGTGACGGGACCGAATGTGTCGCGGATATCGTCGAACACGCGGGTGACCGCGGCGGTATCGGCGAGATCGGCCGGAAATGCCTTGGCCGTGACACCCTCGGCCTCGAACGACTTCGCCGCGCTCGCGAGCCGCTCGGGGTTGCGGGCGACGAGCGCCACGCGGAAGCCCTCCTTCGCGAAGCGCTGCGCGACCGCATGGGAGATGCCGGGACCGTGACCGCAGATGACGATGGTGCGTGACATGAGTCGTTCCTCCGAGAGCCCGTTCCAGACGCCACCCGCGACACGGGGGTTACGCGTCGTCACCCGAGCTGGCGCAGACGGTATGACAGCTTGTTGTGCCAGTACAACGGCGCGAACAGGCGTGCCTGGTCCGGGAACGGCACCGCGCCGAAGCGTCCGAGCCACGCGAGATGGGCAGCGGGCTCGATCGCACCGCTGCGCAGCGCGGCCATGTGGGCCTCGACGTGGCGGTACGCCGGCATGCGCACGCCGTCGCGCTCGCACTCGAGCCGCCACATCGACGCCCACTCGAAATTCTGCCGCGCGTAGCCGGCGATCTGCTGCTCGCAGTAGTCCATGGGGTCGGGCTGCTGCATCGCCCGCAGTCGGTCCTGCCGCATGATCTCGAACAACCCCTCGCCCAGGCGTCGCTGGGCGCCGATGTAGCGGTCGGCCCAGATTTCGTCGGCGAACGACTGCTCGCGGAAGCCCGGCATCCGCAGGTAGACGTAGCCCTCGGTCTCGAGCGACGCGGCGAACTCGACCCCGTTCATCTTGCGGTACCACGCGGTGAACAGCGCGTCGGGGTCGTAGGTCATCGACACCGCGTGCACCATCTCGTGCAGGTAGTAGAGATCGGAGATCGCCGGCTCGACGTAGTCGCGCAGGTACGTCATGCCGAAGAACGTGCCGAAGTGCGGCGTCTCGAGCTGCTCGTCGCTCATGCGTGCGAACACGCTGGGGTGAGCGGCGAAGCGCTCGATCCAGCCCGCGACATAGTCGCTGCGACGGAATGCGTCGGTGCGAAGCAGGCCGTAGACGTAGTCACGCGCGGCCGCGGGTGTCTCGAGCAGGATCGGGTCCTTCATGCGGTGCTCCCCTGCTCGCAGGATCGCACCGCCCCCGCCCGCTGCGGGCGAACCGCTTCAGAGCCCCGGCCAGTAGCCGTCTTCGGGGGCGCGGGCACGGGCCCGCAGCCACGCACCGACGCCGACCAGGAGCGCCAGCATCACCGCTCCGGCGAGCCCCAAGGCCACGAACGCCAGCAGATCGACCGCCTCGAACGCGAGCAACACCATGGGCTCGATCGAAGCCGATCGCGGGCCCGAGTCCACGCGAAAGCTTTGCAGCGCGGCCTCGTGCGTTGACGCTGCGGCGGTGGATCACGATCCGCGTGGTGCCGGACGGCGCCGGTTTTGCGCGACCGCACCGCGACCGGCTCGGGACATGCTCGAGGGCGATGGCTGGCTTGGGTGTGTCTTCGCTGCTGGCGCTCTCGTCCGATCGCGTGCCCAACCTCGAGGCGCGCGCGCTGTCGCCGACGGTCGGCTGGCTGGTGCTGCTGGCGCTGGCGAGCTTCATCGGCCTGTGCATCCTGCACGCCGATCGCTGGCGTCGCGTGTGGCTGCGCGCCGAGGATCCCCGCACGATCGGGCTCTTCCGCATCCTGTTCGCCATCGCGCTGCTGCTCAACGTGGTGGGCATGTGGGAGCAGCTCGAGTTCCTCTTCACCGACGAGGGCCTGTTCTACACCGACAGCGCGCGCAAGCTGCTGGCCGCCAAGCAGTTCGCCGGCTATATCGAGGGCGAGCACGAGGGCTTCGTCAGCGGCGCGGCGGTGCTCGAGTTCCTCCGCGGGCCTCGCTACTCGCTGTTGCTGCTGCGCTCGGATCCAGCGTTCTTCTGGCTGCACCTGTGGGCCTTCGTCGGCGCAACGGTGGCGATGTTGGTCGGCTGGCGCACGCGCACTGCCACGATCGTCGCGTGGCTGCTGATGACCAGCCTGACCGGCCGCAACCCCATCTACTGGACCGGCGCCGACGTGGTCTACAAGGCGTTCTTCTTCCTGCTGGTGCTCTCGCGCAGCGGGCACGCGTACAGCGTCGACAACTGGCTGCGCTGCCGGAAGCTCCGCCGCGCCGGTCGCCTGCGCACCCGCGAGCACCAGGCCGACACCACCCGCGAGCCGATCCACCGCCGCATCCCGGCGTGGCCGCGCATGCTGATGATCCTGCAGCTGGCGACGGTCTACCTCTACACCGGCTCGGCCAAGACCGGCGGCATCTGGGCCGCCGGCGACTCGCTCTACTACGCGCTCAACCTCGATCACTTCTATCGCATGCCGCCGCAGCTGATGTCGCAGCTGTTCGCCACCAACATCTTCCGCGTGATGACGTGGACGGTGCACTTCTGGCAGATCGGCTTTCCGCTGCTGCTGGTCGGCATGGTCACGCGGTTCCAGCTGCGCGAGGGCTTCACGCCGCTGCCCGGCTGGCGAGGTTGGCTGACGCGCCTGGGCTGGACCGTGATCGGCCTGGCCTCGCTCGGCGTCTGCGTGGTCGCGCTGCCGGTGCACTACGTGCAACACCCCGGCGGTCCGAGCGTGCAGGTGGTGCAGTGGTCGGTCGCGACCGGATGGCTGCTCGCGATGGTCGCGATCGCGTTGCTGTGGCGCAAGCTGCGGGACCGTCCGCCGGTCTTCACGGTGCTTGGTCAGCGCATTCGCGTGGATCTGCAGACCGCGTGCACGTGGTTCCTGGGTCGACGACTGTGGCTGACCATCGGCGTGTTCTTCCACCTGCAGATCTTCATGCTGATGAACATCGGCATGTTCGCGCCGATCATGATCATGGTGTACCTGTGCTGCCTCAACGGCAGTGAGACCGCGTCGCTGCTGCGTGCGCTCGGCCGCATCCTGCACCGCCTGCGCGTGCCCGGCATCCCGGCCGACGTCGCGCGCGGCGAGCCGCCGCTGCCGGCCGAGTCCGCCGACTCTCCGCGTCTGCACCACGACGGCGCCGCGATGCCGCGCGCGGCGTTGCTGCTCGCGCTCTTGGCCGCGATCGGCTTCGTGTGTGCGCACGCGTTCGCGTGGCCGCGGCCGCTGGCGCCGAGCTTCGTCGCGCTCGGCGTGTTGGGCCTCGTCGCGGGCGCGATCTCGGGCTGGCGTCGACGCGGTACCGCGGGCGGCGATCATGGGCCGTGGGCCTACGGCCCGGTGGGCCGCACGCTCGCGAACGCCATCGTGGTCACCCACATCACCGCGGTCGCGCTGCACTGCATCCCCGACAAGGACTCGTGTTGGTCGTTCCGCGGCACCGCGGGCGCGCTCGTGAAGCCGTGGCTCGACGTCACCCAGACCGCGCAGAGCTGGGACATGTTCGCGCCCAACCCCATGCGCACCAACGATTTCCTCGAGGTGCTCGTGACCGACGCTGCCGGCGAGACCTGGGATCTGCGCACCGACGTGAACTCGCCGCGCAACAAGCAGATCCCGTGGATCTGGTACGACCGTGCCGGCAAGATCACGCGCCGCGTCATCGGCGAGGGCAAGTGGTACCGCTCGTGGCTGGCGCGCTACCACTGCCGGCGCTGGGCGCTCGACCACGACGGCGAGATGCCGCGCACCGTCGAGCTCGTGCGCGTGTGGTACGAGATTCCGCCGCCCGACAAGGTCGCGCGCCTGGGC encodes the following:
- a CDS encoding AraC family transcriptional regulator produces the protein MYALRPPAAALRRFVEHYWFVTPDDGPVDLRVDVFVDARADLIFNFGAPYTREIIGGAASSHHASNLDAQRLVPIRILQRGMVRTTGVRFHLGGLGPFVRAPLRPWTNTTPSVDAVLGAAATRLDRELAGLDDLDAQAAALDRFLLDQLVLDEGLAVFSRGLERLVEGDGNHSVESVAGELAVSTRQLDRLFARYLGIAPKAVAKVLRFQRTLRALMRDPKVTLAEVAADAGYFDQAHFIKDFKRMTGGVPRGYRGYYPKQAPEHFAPNVVVFVRDAEAEPSPSTVVSRRPAP
- a CDS encoding SDR family NAD(P)-dependent oxidoreductase; the encoded protein is MSRTIVICGHGPGISHAVAQRFAKEGFRVALVARNPERLASAAKSFEAEGVTAKAFPADLADTAAVTRVFDDIRDTFGPVTVVHWNVYGGGTGDLATGALDDLRRAVDLSTTNLFAAVQSALPSLRGQDGAALLVTGGGLAYYDEKVDAMAVSWGAMGLAVAKASQHKAVGVLRQRLTGEGIYVGEVVVLGIVKGTAFDHGNGQLEAGDIAERFWSLYRARDVGSVNFPG